DNA sequence from the Acidobacteriota bacterium genome:
GCTCGCTCGCCAGGGTTTCGCCACACTCGGCAAGGGTCGTCACCCAGCCGGACTCAATTTCGAGGATTGCGCCGTCCATGGCCTCGCCAAGGCCTCAGCAGAACGGATCTTGTTCAAGGGCGAGGATTTCTCAAAGGCGGACGCTCCCATCGTGAACCTCTCGTAAGCGTTCAACTACCTGCGACGCGTCGCTACAGCGCAGACCGCGTTGACGAGCACGGGATTCCTCGGCAGCGACGTCGACAACGAGCCTGCACGTGTCAGGTCGCGGACCGTCCCCACTCGTGGCAACTTCGCGCATCTTCGTGTGCAACCGAATTGCCGATGCCTACTTCAGGTACGTGTCGAACCAGTCCAGGTTGCTCTGCATCGTCACGACCTGGAGCTTCGGCTCTAGGATGCCATGAGGCTGGCGCGGGAGCACGAGCATGCGCGTCGGGACGCCCTGCCGCTTGAGCGCGGTGTAGAGCTCGTAGCCCTGGGCAATCGGCACGCGGATGTCGTTCTCGCCGTGCTGGACGAGCGTCGGCGTGCGCGCATGACTGATATTGAACATCGGCGAGTGCCTGGCGTAGACGGCCGGGTCGTTCCAGAACTCGGCCCCGAAGTAGTCGGGCACGAATGACGGGATGTCGGCGGTGCCGTTGAAGCTCATCAGGTTGGTGACCGGCGCACCGGACGACGCCGCCTTGAAGCGATTCGTCCTGGTGATGATCGTCGACGTCATGTAGCCACCGTAGCTCCATCCCATGACACCAAGGCGTGCGGGGTCGGCCACCCCCATCGCGATGACGCGATCGACGCCGGCCATCAGGTCGTCGTAGTCCTTCCCGCCCCAGTCCTTGATGTTGGCCTGCCGGAACTCGACGCCATAGCCCGATGACCCGCGCGGGTTCGGCCGCAGCACGGCATAGCCCCTGGCCATGAAGCTCGCCAGCGGATACGACCCGCGTCCGCCCACGAATGTGTGCTGGAACACACCTGCCGGTCCGCCGTGGACGTTCAGGATGAGCGGCACCTGCCGTCCCGCCTGGTAGCCGACCGGATAGTGCAGCAGCCCCTCGATCTTCCGGCCATCCGTGCTCGTCCACGTGACGACCTCGGTCCTGCCGATCGGCAGCGCCGCGTGCTCCGCATTGGCGGTCGACACCTGAACAGGCGTCGCTCCGGCACGACCTACGTAGACTTCAGGAGGACGATGGGACTGCTGGCGCACGAACGCGAAGGACGTCCCCGCCGTGTCGACGTGCAGTCCGCTGATGACCGCGTCGTCGGCCGCCTGCGTCTCACGGATCGTGCCTGTCGTGACGTCGGCTTCGTAGGAGGCCGTGCCGGTGCCTTTGGCTTCCGAGAAGTACACGCGAGTGCTGCCGGGTATCCAGCCGCCGATGTTCGGCTGGCCGTCTGGCGAGCGCGGCATGACGACCGGTGCTCCTCCGCCACTCGAGGGCCGGACGTGTATCCGGCTGCTCTGCGCCCAACGGGCCGGCAGGTCACTGACGGTCATCGCCACCCACGCGCCGTCTGGCGAGAAGAAGGGCGTATCCTCCGCGGCCTCGCTCGCCGCAAGCGGCGTCACGACTTTCGTGTCGAGATCGACGATCGACACATCGGACGTGGGCCAGAAGTCGGCGACGGGCGACTGCACGTGGGCAAAGGCGATGCGTCGGCCACTCGGTGCCCAGTCGAACGACGTGACGTGACGATCGATGGAGGTCACCTGCGTCACGACGCGCGTGCCATCGGTCCCCTTGTCGACGGGAGTCGTGTAGAGCCGCGCGAGCTTCACGTGCTCGTCGACCCACCGGAAGTCGTTGCGGCCCTTGTCGTTGGCTTCCTCGTCCTTGGACTTCGGATCGGTCATCGTGAACGCGATCGTGGCGCCGTCGGGCGACCACTCGAAGGCGTTGACCGCCGCTGTACCGTCGGTGAGCTGTTCCGCCTCGCCGCCGGCGAGCCTGATCACGTAGATCTGGTTGCGATTGTCCTTCCGGTTCGACGTGAAGGCGATCATCGACCCATCGGGCGACCATTTCGGATTGGTCGACGACGTGTCGCCGAAGGTCAACTGGCGGTTCTCGCGGCCGTCGGCCGTGGCCAGCCAGAGCTGCGTGACGAACTCGCTCCGGTCGGCGGTCATCACGGGCGCGTTGACCGCATAGACCACCCGCGCGCCGCCAGGCGACAGCCGCGGCGTGCTCACGACCTTGAGCGACACCTGCGTCTCAGGCGTCCACGTGGGCGTCGTGTCCGCGGCGAGCGCGGCGATCATCGCCACCGAGCAGCACGACGTCATCAGTACGGATCGGCGGACGGTCATACGGTCACTCCCTTTGGCGATTGCCGGACAACGCGTGCCGATTGCGGCATCGCGCCAATGGCAAGGGCGAAGCGCGCGCACACGAGCCTTGCCGGCGAAGATGCCGATGTACGCGACGCAGACACGCAGTCCGTGATCACGCGATGCGCAGGGACCGCCTGGCGATCAACGCCAGCAGCCCTCCGACGACAAGCATTGACGTCCCAGACTCAGGCACTGATGCCGGCGGAGGCGCCGGCGTGAAGTCATACGTGATCGTCATCCGGCCCCGTGCGGTGAGCGTGCCGTTGAACGTACCGGGCAGCAGCGCGCCTGCAAAGGACGGCGGCGAGGTCCGCAGAATCGGAACAACGATCAGCGGCACGCCGCCGACGGGCGCCACGAAGTCGTCCCGCTCGCCGGACGACAGCACCGGCGGCACGGCGGTCACGACGCCCAACGACGCGGACAGCGGCGAATGCGTGCTGGCGACGACAGCGAACCCGACGAGGTCGCTCGTGGCCGTGTACGAGAATTCATGCGTAATGCCGGCGGACGCCACGAGCGGCGTGTGTCCCGTTCCGCCGGGCGCCTCCCCCGTCACCATCACTTGCGGCACGGTCAGGAAGTCAGACGCCGGCCCATCGAAATCGAGCGACGTGCGGATGTTGTAGAGGTACGGGACAGGTATCGGCCCGCTGGGTGTCGGGATGAAGCTGGTCGGCAGGAACAGCTGCATCAAGAGCGAGGCATCGATGGTGACGTCCACCCGATCGAGCGTGCCGAGCGACGCGTCAAACCACTCGAAGAACAGCGCATCGGCCATACCGCTTCCGCTGACCGTCACCCTGGACGACAGCTCGAACGCGCGCACCTGCGTGATGATGTCGGCCGAGGCGATGGTCGGCATGCCGAGAACGGTGGCCAGGATCCACGCGCGCGCGGCGCGCAGCGACATTGTCCGCGGAGTCAGCTGGGGCATGACGCTGTATACGCCGATCGACGGCTGACTTCAAGGGACGGTTGCTGCCTCGCGATGGCATCAGGCCCGCACCACGACGAGCAGCGCGGCGGCGGATTCATCCCGCGGACTCTTCCGTCAACCAGTTGCGCCAGCATTCGGTCTGCTCGCCAAGTCCGCAGAGCAGATCGAACACCGGCGCGAATGGCTCCCCCGCACCGCCGTCACGGAGTGTCTCGGTGCCCCGCCACAACTCGTCCTGCAATACACCGAGCACCACATGCAGGTCCATCCTGATGCCGCGCTCCGCCTCCAGTCCCTTGTCGGGCGACGCCTGTTCGGGGGCGTCCCGGAGCAGGCGCTCGACGGCAACACGGCTGGCTGCGACGTGGCGCTCGACCGTCAGGATGCACGTCGAGAGCGCCGCCATGCTCGACCGCGCTCCACCGTCGTCGACGCACGTCGATGCGATGGCATCCAGTCGCTGACGTGCCAGGCGGAGGGGCGTCTCCATGCCGTCCATCCTGTCGAGTGTCGCTGCGACACGTGCCTCGACACGCGTCGATGCCATGAAGGGATTCATACCACGCGGGCCCACGTGTCTGCTGTTTCCGGGCCCACGCGGCCCTTTGACAACCTGACAGAAGGCCATGCGCGCCTCGCCGGGAGGAGACTGGGAGGTCACGCGCGACGGCTCGCGATTCCTGTTCGCCGCCGCGATCACCGGGCCGCTGCAGGCCGACCCGACGACGGCGGTACCGTGGGCCGACGTGCGGCGACGGCTTCTGAGCACCGGAATGACGCGAACCGTCGTGTTCCGATCACAGGCCGATGCGGAAGCGGAGTCGGCCCCTATTCGGGAGCCGACTCGTCAGGCCGACGAGACACTCAGGATACGACTCCGCTCCGCTCATGCATGGGCAGGGCTAGACTGGTCGGCATGAGCGGTTCGAACGCGACCACGCGAGGGCGACCGCGCCGGCATCTCGACGGACCGCCGCCCCGACCCACGCGTGACGAGCTGCTCGCCGCGGACGGGCTGCGCATCCCGGACCTCATTGCGCCGGGACTCGACGTGCTGTTTTGCGGTATCAATCCCGGACGCTACTCGGGCGCCACGGGGCTGCACTTCGCGCGACCCGGCAATCGCTTCTGGCGCGCGCTGCACGAAGGCGGCTTCACGCCGACGCTGTTACAGCCGTGGCACCAGCAGGCGATGCTCGACGCCGGCTTCGGGATCACCAACCTCGCAGGACGCACCACCGCCACGGCCGCCGACCTCGACGATGAGGAGCTGAGACGAGGGCGCATCGTCCTCGCACGCAAGGTGGCGCGCTACAAGCCGCGCGCCGTCGCGATCGTCGGCATCGGGGCGTACCGCGTGGCCTTCAATCGTCCACGCGCCGTCATCGGTCCACAGCCGGACCCCATCGGCACCGCCCTCGCGTGGCTCCTCCCGAGCCCCAGCGGTCTCAACGCCAATCACCAGGCCGCCGACCTCGCGGAGGCCTTTGCCGCACTGCGCTGCGCCATTCGCGGCCGCTCTGACTGGAGTCCGGCCGGCCCGGGAGACGCAGGGCCCTTCCTCACGTGACTGGCGGAAGGCGACTGGCCGTGTCACCAGTCGCGGCACCATCGCGAGACTCACATACACGGTCAAGGGACGGAGTGAGTGCGCGGGCACTCTTCTCGAAGGAGACGGCCGATGTCGACCGCTGCCGGACCACGTCCGCGGATGCGAATCCCCACGGTGCAAGGGCTCTGACCGACGGTCAGCGATGGTTGTGGGCCGCTGCTGGCGTGGTGTGCGTGGTGTGAGGGCGTTCGGGGCTGATCCCTCTTGCGATCAGCAGGACGCCGACGAGGGCGAGGGCGTAGGGGGCGGCGCGGCGGATGGAGTCCGGGACGCGCATCGCGATGGCCCCGCCGGCGATGCCGAGCGCGGCGAGGACGGGCGTGGTGCCGACAGCGAAGGCGGCCATGAACACGAGCGCGTCGCGCACGCTGCCCAGACCGGCCGCAGCAAGCAGCGCGGCGTACAGCAATCCGCACGGCAGGAGGCCGTTCAGCGCGCCGAAGAGGAGCGGTCCCTGCACGCGATGCGTACGCATCCACGCACCGATGCGGCCGAGCGCCACCGTCACCCGCGCCCCCACGCCGGCCGACCAGCCTCGCGACGACAGGATGCGCGCGGCCGCCAGCGCCTGCAGCACGAGCACCACGCCGGCGACGATCGCCATCGCGCGGCCGAGACCGAGGCGCGCCATGGCCCCACCGGCAAGGCCGGCGACGAGGCCCAGCGCGACATACGTCGACGCCCGCCCCGCGTGATAGAGCGCGACGTGGACAGCGAGCTGGCCCGCTGAGGGTTCCACGCCGTGGACCGGCGCGCGCCGCGGATTGGCGAGCCACACGAGCGGCCCGCACATCGCGCCGCAATGGCCGCTGCCGGCCAGACCCAACGCCAGGCCCGCCAGGACAATCGTCATGGAAGGCGCACGTGCCGCTCGACGTGATACTCGCGGTCGTCGACCGCCCACTGCATCTGCACGCGCCACGCCCCCGGCGCCAGGCCGTCGGTGGCGATCGCCTGGCTGCCGTCGGCCCCCGGCACCAGCGGGACATGGCGATCGGAAGCGGGGTTGTCGGCGCGATAGAGCGTGACGGTCCCGCGAACGAGCGTGGCCATCGACGCGGGGACGCGCACCACGATGTGTCCCTCCTCCACGCGCGCGCCTGCCTGCGCACCGAGCGCGTCGGCGTTGGCCACGGCCTGCATGTGCGCATCGTGCGACAGCGCACGCGCGTAGTAGTCCTCGCTCACGAGCGGCACGTCGCGCGAGACGGCATACGCCACGAACCCCACGGTGCTGAGCGCGAACGCGGTGTAGAAGATCGCGATCCCCACGCCCCAGTTGAATCGGAACGTCATGAGGTTCTCACTGCCCCGGTATCGACAGGAACGACGTGTCGACCGTGTCCACCAATTCGCCCCCCTGCGTCACTTCGATGCGCACGGGGGTGCTCGTGCCTGTCACGGCGCTGCCGGGCAGGCGCAGCAGGAAGCGGCTCTGCACGAGACCGAACGGCTGCACGTCGTGAATCGGGCCGAGCGGGGTGATGCTGCCGCCTTCGGGCGCCACCACGCGATACGTCAGCGTGAACGCACGGCTCGTCCTGTTGATCACCTGCACGTTGTAGAAGTTCGACACGTCGCCATGATCGAGCGTCGTCTGCAGCGTGCCAGGCTGGCGCAGGATCAACACGTCCATGTCAGGCCGACGGGCGATGAGCGTCACGGCGGCAACGAGCAGCACGAGCCACGCCGCCGCGTACGCCTTGACGCGCCACGTGAGCACCTGCCGCGTCCCCGTCCTGACCGCCTCCTCCGACGTGTAGCGGATCAGCCCTTCCGGCTTGCTCACGCGCCGCATCACATCGTCGCAGGCGTCGGCGCATGCCGTACACGCCACGCATTCGAGCTGGAGGCCGTTCCTGATGTCGATGCCCGTCGGACACACCGTGACGCACTGGCCGCAGTCGATGCAGTCGCCCGTCTCCGCCGCCTGCACGCCCTTGAGCAGGCGTCCGCGCGGCTCGCCGCGGCGCCTGTCGTACGTGATGGTGACGGTGTGCTCGTCCACGAGCGCCCCCATCACGCGGCCGTACGGGCAGGCCAGCGTACACGCCTGTTCGCGGAAACGCGCGAACACCGCGTAGAACACGAGGCTGAACACGAGGATCGTGAAGAGTCCGACGAGGTGCTCGCTCGGCGGGTCCGTCACGATCGTGTACAGCGTGTCTGCGCTGATGATGTAGGCGAGGAAGACGTTCGCGATGAGGAACGAGAGCGCGAAGAAGATCGCGTGCTTCAGTCCCTTGCGCCACCACGTGTCGAATGTGTACGGCGCCTTGTCGCGCCGTACCTGCTGCTGCGCCGACCCTTCGATCGCCCACTCGATCTT
Encoded proteins:
- the mug gene encoding G/U mismatch-specific DNA glycosylase, which produces MSGSNATTRGRPRRHLDGPPPRPTRDELLAADGLRIPDLIAPGLDVLFCGINPGRYSGATGLHFARPGNRFWRALHEGGFTPTLLQPWHQQAMLDAGFGITNLAGRTTATAADLDDEELRRGRIVLARKVARYKPRAVAIVGIGAYRVAFNRPRAVIGPQPDPIGTALAWLLPSPSGLNANHQAADLAEAFAALRCAIRGRSDWSPAGPGDAGPFLT
- a CDS encoding FixH family protein, with amino-acid sequence MTFRFNWGVGIAIFYTAFALSTVGFVAYAVSRDVPLVSEDYYARALSHDAHMQAVANADALGAQAGARVEEGHIVVRVPASMATLVRGTVTLYRADNPASDRHVPLVPGADGSQAIATDGLAPGAWRVQMQWAVDDREYHVERHVRLP
- a CDS encoding S9 family peptidase, producing MTVRRSVLMTSCCSVAMIAALAADTTPTWTPETQVSLKVVSTPRLSPGGARVVYAVNAPVMTADRSEFVTQLWLATADGRENRQLTFGDTSSTNPKWSPDGSMIAFTSNRKDNRNQIYVIRLAGGEAEQLTDGTAAVNAFEWSPDGATIAFTMTDPKSKDEEANDKGRNDFRWVDEHVKLARLYTTPVDKGTDGTRVVTQVTSIDRHVTSFDWAPSGRRIAFAHVQSPVADFWPTSDVSIVDLDTKVVTPLAASEAAEDTPFFSPDGAWVAMTVSDLPARWAQSSRIHVRPSSGGGAPVVMPRSPDGQPNIGGWIPGSTRVYFSEAKGTGTASYEADVTTGTIRETQAADDAVISGLHVDTAGTSFAFVRQQSHRPPEVYVGRAGATPVQVSTANAEHAALPIGRTEVVTWTSTDGRKIEGLLHYPVGYQAGRQVPLILNVHGGPAGVFQHTFVGGRGSYPLASFMARGYAVLRPNPRGSSGYGVEFRQANIKDWGGKDYDDLMAGVDRVIAMGVADPARLGVMGWSYGGYMTSTIITRTNRFKAASSGAPVTNLMSFNGTADIPSFVPDYFGAEFWNDPAVYARHSPMFNISHARTPTLVQHGENDIRVPIAQGYELYTALKRQGVPTRMLVLPRQPHGILEPKLQVVTMQSNLDWFDTYLK
- a CDS encoding sulfite exporter TauE/SafE family protein, which translates into the protein MTIVLAGLALGLAGSGHCGAMCGPLVWLANPRRAPVHGVEPSAGQLAVHVALYHAGRASTYVALGLVAGLAGGAMARLGLGRAMAIVAGVVLVLQALAAARILSSRGWSAGVGARVTVALGRIGAWMRTHRVQGPLLFGALNGLLPCGLLYAALLAAAGLGSVRDALVFMAAFAVGTTPVLAALGIAGGAIAMRVPDSIRRAAPYALALVGVLLIARGISPERPHTTHTTPAAAHNHR
- the ccoG gene encoding cytochrome c oxidase accessory protein CcoG; this translates as MATEHGTSHAHGFDEDHDTFRNELASVQRDGRRKWIYARKPSGRFYSIRTIVSYLLLALLIFGPLVKLNGQPLLLLNILERKFIVFGVVFWPQDFYLLVLCVLTGFVTIALLTSAIGRVWCGWLCPQTIFLEMLFRKIEWAIEGSAQQQVRRDKAPYTFDTWWRKGLKHAIFFALSFLIANVFLAYIISADTLYTIVTDPPSEHLVGLFTILVFSLVFYAVFARFREQACTLACPYGRVMGALVDEHTVTITYDRRRGEPRGRLLKGVQAAETGDCIDCGQCVTVCPTGIDIRNGLQLECVACTACADACDDVMRRVSKPEGLIRYTSEEAVRTGTRQVLTWRVKAYAAAWLVLLVAAVTLIARRPDMDVLILRQPGTLQTTLDHGDVSNFYNVQVINRTSRAFTLTYRVVAPEGGSITPLGPIHDVQPFGLVQSRFLLRLPGSAVTGTSTPVRIEVTQGGELVDTVDTSFLSIPGQ